From one Triticum aestivum cultivar Chinese Spring chromosome 4B, IWGSC CS RefSeq v2.1, whole genome shotgun sequence genomic stretch:
- the LOC123090999 gene encoding BEL1-like homeodomain protein 4: MGIAAPPCQATTQHVSSTPKSSAAIYGGRPATASSMSHSQGFHQGSSGVYGFSSDGFDRPGSSQDHDQQQEQQHHVAQQSRRDKMRVQGFDPAAAAAHGLLPIDGDEHVEPGAMYDHAAAAGASNMLAEMFNFSAQTPSGPSATELLASQMNANYRFGFRQQAPGAVVAGLPGDGGWFGSGGPGRAGVVLGGANLLGETSSPKQQGGMAGLATDPAAAMQLFLMNPQQQQQSRSSPTSPPPSDAQSAIQHHEAFQAYGNAASSFGGGGAGVVEGQGLSLSLSPSLQQLEMAKQAEELRVRDGVLYFNRQQQQQQQAPSVQQLPMALHGQVGAMGQQLHVGYGPAGVAGVLRNSKYTRAAQELLDEFCSVGRGQTIKGGGRGAGGSSSNPNASKGGPSSSGAGQSPSSASREPPQLSPADRFEQQRKKAKLISMLDEVDRRYNHYCDQMQMVVNFFDSVMGFGAATPYTALAQKAMSRHFRCLKDAIAAQLRHTCELLGEKDAGTSSGLTKGETPRLRAIDQSLRQQRAFHHMGMMEQEAWRPQRGLPERSVSILRSWLFEHFLHPYPSDADKHLLARQTGLSRNQVSNWFINARVRLWKPMIEEMYQQETKELEGSSAGGGGGGPESGNDPSGADDLHSPTTTGAHQHPQQQVVMQHGDGRYGQQEHGMSGVHPHKLDPGAGPSVADAAFVGLDPAELLGGDAHVGAADDLYGRFEPGVRMRYGPATTGSVSGNVSLTLGLQHAGAGNQGPDGSGRFSLRDYNGC; the protein is encoded by the exons ATGGGAATAGCGGCGCCACCGTGTCAGGCGACCACGCAGCACGTGAGCAGCACACCCAAGAGCAGTGCGGCGATCTACGGCGGCCGGCCGGCCACGGCGAGTTCTATGTCCCACTCCCAGGGATTCCACCAGGGCAGCAGCGGCGTCTACGGCTTCTCCTCGGATGGCTTCGACCGCCCGGGATCCAGCCAGGACCACGACCAGCAGCAAGAGCAGCAGCACCACGTGGCGCAGCAGAGCCGACGCGACAAGATGAGGGTCCAGGGCTTCGacccggccgccgccgctgcccacgGGCTGCTCCCCATCGATGGCGACGAGCACGTCGAGCCCGGCGCCATGTACGACCACGCCGCGGCCGCCGGCGCCTCCAACATGCTCGCCGAGATGTTCAACTTCTCCGCCCagacgccgtcggggccatccgcCACCGAGCTGCTGGCCAGCCAGATGAACGCCAACTACCGCTTCGGGTTCCGGCAGCAGGCGCCGGGAGCGGTAGTAGCCGGCTTGCCTGGCGACGGCGGTTGGTTCGGCAGCGGCGGGCCTGGCCGCGCTGGCGTGGTCCTCGGCGGGGCAAACTTATTAGGTGAGACGTCCTCGCCGAAGCAACAAGGCGGCATGGCGGGCCTCGCCACCGACCCGGCCGCCGCGATGCAGCTCTTCTTGATGAAccctcagcagcagcaacagtcaagGTCGTCGCCGACGTCGCCTCCGCCTTCGGACGCGCAGTCGGCTATTCAGCACCACGAGGCGTTCCAGGCGTACGGCAACGCCGCGAGTtcgttcggcggcggcggggccggcgtggTGGAAGGCCAGGGCCTCTCACTCTCTCTATCGCCGTCGTTACAGCAGCTGGAGATGGCGAAGCAGGCCGAGGAGCTAAGGGTGAGAGACGGCGTGCTCTACTTCAaccgacagcagcagcagcagcagcaggccccGTCGGTGCAACAGCTCCCGATGGCATTGCACGGCCAGGTCGGCGCGATGGGGCAGCAGCTCCACGTCGGATACGGCCCCGCCGGGGTCGCCGGCGTGCTGCGCAACTCCAAGTACACGCGCGCGGCCCAGGAGCTCCTCGACGAGTTCTGCAGCGTGGGCCGCGGGCAGACGATCAAGGGAGgcgggcgcggcgccggcggctCCTCATCGAACCCTAACGCGAGCAAGGGCGGACCCTCCAGCTCCGGCGCCGGCCAGTCGCCATCGTCGGCGTCCAGGGAGCCCCCGCAGCTGTCCCCCGCCGACCGGTTCGAGCAGCAGCGCAAGAAGGCCAAGCTCATCTCCATGCTCGACGAG GTGGATCGGAGGTACAACCACTACTGCGACCAGATGCAGATGGTGGTGAACTTCTTCGACTCGGTGATGGGGTTCGGGGCGGCGACGCCCTACACGGCGCTGGCGCAGAAGGCCATGTCGCGGCACTTCCGGTGCCTCAAGGACGCCATCGCCGCGCAGCTGCGGCACACCTGCGAGCTGCTGGGCGAGAAGGACGCCGGCACGAGCTCCGGGCTGACCAAGGGGGAGACACCGCGGCTCCGCGCCATCGACCAGAGCCTCCGGCAGCAGCGCGCCTTCCACCACATGGGCATGATGGAGCAGGAGGCGTGGCGGCCCCAGCGCGGCCTCCCCGAGCGCTCCGTCAGCATCCTCCGCTCCTGGCTCTTCGAGCACTTCCTACACCC GTACCCAAGCGACGCCGATAAGCACCTGTTGGCCAGGCAGACGGGGCTGTCCAGGAACCAG GTCTCGAATTGGTTCATCAACGCCCGCGTCCGGCTGTGGAAGCCCATGATCGAGGAGATGTACCAGCAGGAGACGAAGGAGCTCGAGGGCTcctccgccggcggcggcggaggcgggcccGAGTCCGGCAACGACCCCTCTGGCGCCGACGACTTGCACTCCCCGACGACCACCGGAGCGCATCAGCACCCGCAGCAGCAAGTAGTAATGCAGCACGGCGACGGCAGGTACGGCCAACAAGAACACGGGATGTCCGGCGTCCACCCCCATAAGCTCGACCCCGGCGCGGGGCCCTCGGTGGCGGACGCCGCCTTCGTCGGCCTTGATCCGGCGGAGCTCCTTGGCGGCGACGCGCACGTGGGTGCCGCGGACGACCTGTACGGGAGGTTCGAGCCCGGGGTGAGGATGAGGTACGGGCCCGCCACGACCGGCTCGGTCTCCGGCAACGTGTCGCTTACGCTGGGCCTGCAGCACGCCGGCGCCGGCAACCAGGGGCCGGACGGCAGCGGCCGGTTCTCCTTGAGAGACTACAATGGTTGTTGA